The Lynx canadensis isolate LIC74 chromosome D1, mLynCan4.pri.v2, whole genome shotgun sequence genome has a segment encoding these proteins:
- the LOC115524859 gene encoding serum amyloid A protein-like has translation MKLFVGILLCSLVLGVSSQRWLSFLKEAGQGAKDMWRAYSDMREANYIGADKYFHARGNHDAAQRGPGGAWAAKVISNARENTQRVTDFFRHGSSGHGAEDSKADQAANEWGRSGKDPNRFRPAGLPSKY, from the exons ATGAAGCTTTTCGTGGGCATCCTGTTGTGCTCCCTGGTCCTGGGCGTCAGCAGCCAAAGATGGCTCAGCTTCCTCAAGGAAGCTGGTCAAG GGGCTAAAGATATGTGGAGAGCCTACTCTGACATGAGAGAAGCCAATTACATAGGTGCAGACAAATACTTCCACGCCCGGGGGAACCATGATGCCGCACAGCGGGGACCTGGGGGCGCTTGGGCGGCCAAAGTGATCAG CAATGCCAGAGAGAATACTCAGAGAGTCACAGACTTTTTCAGGCATGGAAGCAGCGGCCATGGAGCAGAGGACTCGAAGGCTGACCAGGCCGCCAATGAATGGGGCCGGAGCGGCAAAGACCCCAACCGCTTTCGACCTGCTGGCCTGCCTAGCAAGTACTGA